The Leptospira sp. WS60.C2 genome includes the window AGAGTCTTTTTGTAAAAGAGCCTGGATATAAAATGAATCTGCAACAAACGCATTTACATTATTTTTTTTCAATTCATTCATCGCAGCTTCATTGGTAAAATAAGAGAATACTTGCGCTTTAGGAAAGGCATCTCGCAGAAATTGATGATTCGAACTATTGGCAAGAACGGAATAAGAAATGCCAGTAATGTTTGTTAAATCGTTCAAATTGCGAAACAACTGAACGGTCACAATTTGTCCTTCTGGTTCGGGAGGTAATGCGGTCCGATTAACAAGAGCTGCTGGTGTCGAAATTAGATATGGATCCGTGAAATAAACATCTCGAAAGCGACTTATGGAAGAAGACAATCCAGCCATCGCAATTTGGGTATCGCCTTTTTCCAACATTCTTGCATGTTGATCAAAGGTTCGAAGTGGAATGATTTTTAAATCGACATCCAAAAATTTTGCATATTCCTGAGCCAATTCCACATCTAATCCAGGAAAATTCTCATTTGGATTTTCTATATAAAATGGATCATAAAATTCATTTACGGAAACTGTAAGCGTTTTCGTTTTTTTTATTTTTTCCAAAATTGGACTAGTTTGCGCAAAGAGTACAATTGGGAGGTAAACAAGTAAAATCGCGATTTTCCAAACCATACGTCGGCAAATAGGGAACATCCAATTAACCTTTTGTTTAGAAATAGAATCGGCAAGGAAAAATTAAGGATTGAGTAAGACAAATTCCGTTCGTCGGTTTTTTTTGGACGAAGCTTCATCCGTACCTTGTACCATTGGCTGGGTTGGGCCCTTGCCTTCCGTGACAAGTCGATTTGGATCCACACCTTTGGAGACTAAATATTGTTTAACGGATTCAGCACGTTCCTTTGATAGAATCATATTATCATCAAATGTTCCCGTTAAGTCAGTGTGTCCGATGATTTTCATTTTTTTATCTCCATTTTCATGTAAATAGTCAACAATGGAGTCCAATGGACCTGAAGATTCTGGCTTTAGAATTGAAGAAGCTCTTTCGAAATAAACTGAATCGAGTGAGATTTTTTTCGTTTCTTCTAATTTCTTTTGTACTACATTCTCTTGGTTGGGTATGGATGCGGTGAATACATCGAATGATTTTCCTTCCACTCTCCGACAGAATAAAAAGGTTTTTTTCACCTGTTGAAAAACAATATAAGCCTCATCTTCTTCTGAATTGA containing:
- a CDS encoding substrate-binding periplasmic protein — its product is MVWKIAILLVYLPIVLFAQTSPILEKIKKTKTLTVSVNEFYDPFYIENPNENFPGLDVELAQEYAKFLDVDLKIIPLRTFDQHARMLEKGDTQIAMAGLSSSISRFRDVYFTDPYLISTPAALVNRTALPPEPEGQIVTVQLFRNLNDLTNITGISYSVLANSSNHQFLRDAFPKAQVFSYFTNEAAMNELKKNNVNAFVADSFYIQALLQKDSSLRANYLPILGVVQEDHISMAIAKRDIEFLYNLNFFIKELKRTGKIQQLINKYFKSNQWVKKE